Proteins from a genomic interval of Paenibacillus sp. FSL R5-0623:
- a CDS encoding AGE family epimerase/isomerase, whose translation MNTKTTELQSEIKAHWEKQILPFWSTLQDTTHGGFYGWVGNDLQVNQQAPKGGIATARQLWSFAAAYGVTGNERWREHAEHAYRFLADHVMDTEYGGMYWMVDYTGEALDTSKHVYTQSFGVYSLSEYYRATGDASALELAKTLFALIEDKGLDAELPAYKEQFDRTWKEQPNEMLSENGVIADYTMNTHIHVLEAYTTLYRVWPDQQVKAALERLLGILYERVYDQDTKFLGVFFNKQWESLIDLRSFGHDIEASWLIDETLKVLGLEQHPEYAAMVTDIAYNISNVAVNADGSLLNEQEGEHIDEKRIWWVQAEAMVGFYNAYQRTGDPLFLERVERLWSYTKENIIDQRAGGEWYWSVDGNGTPDQSEIAGPWKCPYHNSRFCIELIERMGSE comes from the coding sequence ATGAATACAAAAACAACCGAACTTCAATCAGAAATTAAGGCGCATTGGGAAAAGCAAATTTTACCCTTCTGGTCCACCCTTCAAGATACAACCCACGGAGGATTCTACGGCTGGGTTGGTAATGATCTTCAGGTGAATCAACAGGCACCCAAAGGCGGGATCGCCACAGCACGGCAACTCTGGTCTTTTGCAGCAGCGTATGGGGTTACTGGAAACGAAAGATGGCGCGAGCACGCTGAACATGCATACCGTTTTCTCGCCGATCATGTGATGGATACCGAATATGGCGGCATGTACTGGATGGTAGATTACACAGGGGAAGCACTGGATACGAGCAAACATGTGTATACGCAATCATTCGGCGTGTATTCACTCAGCGAGTACTATCGCGCTACCGGGGATGCTTCTGCATTGGAACTTGCGAAAACGCTTTTCGCTCTAATCGAGGACAAAGGTCTGGATGCCGAACTACCTGCGTACAAGGAACAATTTGATCGCACATGGAAGGAACAGCCCAATGAAATGCTGAGCGAAAATGGGGTTATTGCGGATTACACAATGAATACGCATATCCATGTGTTGGAGGCCTACACCACGCTCTATCGAGTATGGCCGGATCAACAAGTGAAGGCGGCGTTGGAACGCCTTCTCGGAATTTTGTATGAACGCGTGTATGACCAAGACACCAAGTTTCTCGGGGTATTTTTCAATAAACAGTGGGAATCCCTCATCGATCTGCGCTCGTTTGGACATGACATTGAAGCCAGCTGGCTGATCGACGAAACGTTAAAAGTGCTGGGGCTGGAACAACATCCGGAGTATGCGGCGATGGTAACAGATATTGCCTATAACATCTCCAATGTAGCCGTGAATGCGGATGGTTCCCTGTTAAATGAACAAGAAGGTGAACATATCGATGAGAAGCGAATTTGGTGGGTTCAAGCTGAGGCGATGGTCGGTTTCTATAATGCATATCAGCGTACAGGTGATCCACTGTTTCTGGAGAGAGTGGAACGCCTGTGGAGCTATACGAAGGAAAACATTATTGATCAGCGCGCTGGTGGGGAATGGTACTGGTCGGTTGATGGGAACGGCACACCGGATCAGAGCGAAATTGCCGGACCGTGGAAATGTCCGTATCACAATAGCAGATTCTGTATTGAACTAATCGAGAGGATGGGATCAGAATGA
- a CDS encoding sugar ABC transporter permease: MKYLKLSNWGYSAQRIFIICAFSIIPLALLFTFAYLPVINMFKYSFTDWNGYSKRFDYVGFENYTRIFSDPEYFKVFIVSLYYFVATFLQMGLALYFATILSFKVRGKNFFKGILFFPYLLNGVAIGFIFLFFFKPDGTLDMLMHAVGLGQYTQLWLGNPNIINVSLAGASVWRYMGFNFIIFLGAISSIPKDVYEASDIDGANRWQQFRHIILPSITRILQLNLILAISGAISAFDIPYIMTDGSNGSMTFVIQTVHLAFKYGKLGLASAMAVVLLLIVILVTLVQRVTMKGEE, translated from the coding sequence ATGAAGTACTTAAAACTTTCGAATTGGGGCTACTCAGCGCAACGCATATTTATCATCTGTGCCTTCTCAATTATTCCGCTGGCGTTGCTGTTCACGTTTGCATACTTACCAGTCATCAACATGTTCAAATACAGTTTCACCGATTGGAACGGATACAGTAAAAGATTTGATTATGTTGGCTTTGAGAACTACACGCGCATATTCAGTGATCCCGAATACTTCAAAGTATTTATTGTCAGCTTGTATTACTTCGTGGCTACGTTCTTACAGATGGGCTTGGCGCTTTACTTTGCCACCATTCTGAGTTTCAAAGTTCGAGGCAAAAACTTCTTCAAAGGCATACTGTTTTTCCCTTATTTGCTGAATGGGGTAGCCATCGGTTTTATCTTCCTCTTTTTCTTCAAACCGGACGGTACACTCGATATGCTCATGCATGCTGTCGGGCTGGGACAATACACGCAGCTCTGGCTCGGTAATCCCAATATTATTAACGTGTCACTCGCAGGTGCCTCAGTATGGAGATACATGGGCTTCAACTTTATCATTTTCCTGGGTGCAATCTCCTCCATTCCGAAGGATGTGTATGAAGCATCCGATATTGATGGTGCCAATCGCTGGCAGCAATTCCGCCACATCATCCTGCCAAGCATTACACGCATCCTGCAGCTCAACCTGATCTTGGCGATTAGCGGCGCAATTAGTGCGTTCGATATTCCATATATCATGACTGATGGTTCCAACGGCAGTATGACATTTGTAATCCAGACGGTTCATTTGGCGTTTAAATATGGCAAGCTGGGACTGGCATCCGCCATGGCTGTGGTGCTGCTCTTGATCGTTATTCTCGTTACGCTCGTTCAGCGCGTCACCATGAAAGGGGAGGAATGA
- a CDS encoding extracellular solute-binding protein, translating into MRKNKGWMMLLTMLLITSLLAACSSGGGSSQAGEEISTDPADIKGEITVLTQRTDIVDTVFKDYAAEFNKEYPDVKVNFQALADYEGQVKIRMSTKDYGDVLMIPTSVPIADIPDFFEPLGTYDELKDKYTAIEERMVDGQVYGIPTVITFSGIIYNKQVFKDAGIMEIPKTPEQFQAALQLVKDNTDAVPLYTNYASGWALTQWESDLPTVAGSVDYVNVDQPNTDENFVPGQPHYELYKVLYDAAKNGLIEKDPTTTDWESSKADLAKGKIATMALGSWAITQIQGMTDTPDNIGFLPFPTNASEVVVPLSADYNIGMNVNSENKPAAKAWIDWFLAKSNYAVEQGGGMDADKNAELPPILDQYKDVKFSTLTPAKEGQEGLVDKIDNEGEIGLWQPDFKKRIIEAGIGNRKESYDDIMKDLNDKWVKARAELTK; encoded by the coding sequence TTGAGAAAAAACAAAGGTTGGATGATGTTGCTGACGATGCTGCTCATCACTTCGCTACTTGCTGCATGTTCATCCGGAGGTGGATCTTCACAGGCAGGGGAGGAGATCAGTACAGATCCGGCAGATATCAAAGGTGAAATAACTGTTCTGACACAACGGACAGATATTGTGGATACCGTGTTCAAAGACTACGCAGCAGAATTCAACAAGGAATATCCCGATGTCAAAGTTAACTTTCAGGCTCTGGCCGACTACGAAGGACAAGTGAAGATCCGTATGAGCACCAAGGATTATGGTGATGTACTGATGATCCCGACCAGTGTTCCGATCGCAGATATCCCGGACTTTTTCGAGCCGCTCGGCACGTACGATGAATTGAAAGACAAATACACCGCTATTGAAGAACGCATGGTGGATGGTCAGGTGTACGGTATCCCTACCGTGATCACGTTCTCCGGAATCATTTATAACAAACAGGTCTTCAAAGACGCTGGCATTATGGAAATTCCCAAAACACCGGAGCAATTCCAGGCTGCGCTTCAACTGGTCAAAGACAATACAGATGCGGTTCCACTCTACACCAACTATGCATCCGGCTGGGCTCTCACCCAATGGGAATCGGATCTGCCAACCGTGGCAGGCAGTGTGGATTACGTTAACGTGGACCAACCGAATACAGATGAGAACTTTGTGCCTGGTCAGCCGCACTATGAACTATATAAAGTGCTCTATGATGCAGCCAAGAACGGTCTAATCGAGAAAGACCCAACAACAACCGACTGGGAAAGCTCCAAGGCTGATCTTGCCAAAGGCAAAATTGCTACGATGGCACTTGGCTCTTGGGCGATTACACAGATTCAAGGTATGACGGATACACCGGACAATATTGGATTCTTACCTTTCCCAACCAATGCAAGTGAGGTTGTGGTTCCGCTCTCCGCTGACTATAACATCGGCATGAACGTGAACAGTGAGAACAAACCTGCTGCCAAAGCCTGGATTGACTGGTTCCTGGCGAAATCGAACTATGCAGTTGAACAGGGCGGCGGTATGGATGCAGACAAGAATGCTGAATTGCCACCAATTTTGGATCAATATAAAGACGTTAAATTCTCCACGCTTACACCTGCCAAAGAAGGTCAGGAAGGTCTGGTCGACAAGATTGATAACGAAGGCGAAATCGGTCTCTGGCAGCCTGACTTCAAGAAACGCATTATCGAAGCAGGTATTGGGAACCGCAAGGAATCGTATGACGACATCATGAAAGATCTGAACGACAAGTGGGTAAAAGCACGAGCAGAACTCACGAAATAA
- a CDS encoding carbohydrate ABC transporter permease: MNQFKYTLASVVKYASLVLAAFIALLPIVVILFASLKTNAEYATSSPLAPPANWLNFANYTKAFVDGNMLVGFKNTIIILIISIIGATLTGSMIAYVLDRFKFKGKKIMVAAFLLATLIPSVTTQVATFQIINALDLFNTRWAAIVMYLGTDIIAVYIFLQFLGSISSALDESAMLDGASYFTIYWKIILPLLKPAIVTVIIVKGVNIYNDFYTPFLYMPKTDLQVISTALFKFKGPFGSQWEVISAGIMIAIIPTMIIFLLLQKYIYNGFAQGSVK; this comes from the coding sequence GTGAACCAATTCAAATACACCCTTGCGAGCGTGGTTAAATATGCTTCCCTGGTGCTTGCGGCGTTTATCGCGCTGTTACCCATCGTGGTTATCCTGTTTGCATCTCTCAAAACGAATGCGGAATACGCTACCAGCAGTCCGCTTGCCCCGCCAGCCAACTGGCTGAACTTTGCGAATTATACGAAGGCTTTTGTGGATGGCAATATGCTGGTCGGATTCAAAAATACAATTATTATCCTGATCATCTCCATTATAGGTGCAACCTTAACGGGTTCCATGATCGCGTATGTGCTGGATCGGTTCAAATTCAAAGGCAAGAAAATCATGGTCGCGGCATTTCTGCTCGCTACCCTGATTCCAAGTGTTACGACGCAGGTTGCCACATTCCAGATCATCAACGCGCTCGACCTGTTTAACACACGCTGGGCGGCCATCGTGATGTACCTGGGTACAGATATCATCGCGGTTTATATTTTCCTGCAGTTCCTGGGCTCCATCTCAAGTGCACTGGATGAATCCGCTATGCTGGATGGCGCTTCGTACTTCACGATCTACTGGAAAATCATTCTGCCACTGCTGAAACCGGCCATTGTAACGGTCATTATTGTGAAGGGTGTTAACATCTATAACGACTTCTACACACCGTTCCTCTACATGCCCAAGACCGATCTACAGGTGATATCCACTGCCTTGTTCAAATTCAAGGGACCTTTCGGATCGCAGTGGGAAGTCATCAGTGCCGGCATCATGATCGCCATTATACCAACCATGATCATCTTCCTGTTGTTACAGAAGTACATCTACAATGGCTTCGCGCAAGGCTCTGTTAAATAA
- a CDS encoding glycoside hydrolase family 130 protein: MSVAETKNVHIVGDALPNMPWEAKPEGTEGPVWRHSANPVVPRNPVKGVARIFNSAVVPYEGKFIGVFRAETVNGRPHLHMGASEDGLEWTIEEERIAFVDENGDPFMPNYAYDPRLVKVEDTYYIIWCTDFYGAALGLAKTDDFKTFVRLENPMLPFNRNGVLFPRKINDNYVMLSRPSDSGHTPFGDIFLSESPDLVYWGKHRHVMSKGGQGWWQSVKIGGGPAPIETSEGWLMFYHGVTGTCNGLVYSMGAVILDLDEPSKVKYRSSNFVLTPEKWYEEQGFVDNVIFPCATLHDADTGRIAIYYGAADTYVGVAYTTIEEIVNYVIETDEVIAGDHEEGKL, encoded by the coding sequence ATGTCAGTTGCTGAAACGAAAAACGTACACATTGTTGGGGACGCTTTGCCGAATATGCCGTGGGAAGCCAAACCGGAGGGAACGGAAGGCCCGGTATGGAGACATTCGGCCAACCCGGTGGTTCCGCGTAACCCGGTCAAAGGCGTTGCCCGCATTTTCAACAGTGCTGTTGTACCGTATGAAGGGAAATTCATTGGGGTATTCCGCGCCGAAACCGTCAATGGTCGTCCGCACCTGCACATGGGGGCGAGTGAGGATGGTTTGGAGTGGACAATTGAAGAGGAACGCATTGCATTTGTAGATGAAAATGGCGATCCGTTTATGCCGAACTATGCGTACGATCCACGTTTGGTCAAAGTCGAAGACACGTATTACATCATCTGGTGTACAGACTTCTACGGTGCAGCACTGGGTCTGGCCAAAACAGATGACTTCAAAACATTTGTCCGCCTCGAAAATCCAATGCTGCCATTCAACCGTAATGGTGTGTTGTTCCCGCGCAAAATCAACGATAACTATGTAATGTTGTCCAGACCAAGTGACAGTGGACATACGCCATTCGGGGATATTTTCCTGAGCGAAAGCCCGGATCTCGTGTACTGGGGCAAGCACCGTCATGTGATGAGCAAAGGCGGTCAGGGCTGGTGGCAATCGGTCAAAATTGGCGGCGGTCCTGCTCCGATCGAAACGTCCGAAGGCTGGCTGATGTTCTACCACGGCGTCACGGGGACCTGTAATGGATTGGTATATAGCATGGGTGCGGTCATTCTGGATCTAGATGAGCCGTCCAAAGTAAAATATCGTTCTTCTAACTTCGTACTGACACCGGAAAAATGGTATGAAGAACAAGGCTTCGTGGATAACGTCATCTTCCCGTGTGCAACACTGCATGATGCTGATACCGGACGTATTGCCATCTATTATGGCGCTGCGGACACGTATGTGGGTGTGGCGTACACGACCATCGAAGAGATCGTGAACTATGTGATCGAGACGGATGAAGTCATTGCCGGGGATCACGAGGAAGGCAAGCTGTAA